In Mycolicibacterium mucogenicum DSM 44124, the following are encoded in one genomic region:
- a CDS encoding hydrolase, whose amino-acid sequence MPTWICDGCGVEHADTETRPPENSCVFTAEVVPIEERGHLPPHGTWTTLERLAAQPHQTEYVDHGRGVHSLRRAPRFAIGHRSYLVQTAAGNMLWDAPSYLDDSIVGLVNALGGVAAIAASHPHMFGAQLSWSKAFGGVPVYVNARDQEWVPAPDPVIEYWDGEIEPLPGLRLVHVGGHMRGSAVAVCPDGTLLVGDTISGALAKDWVSFQRMYPKHLPLSAAVVRRIVDRLDAYEYDRLYTLGGDEIDHDAKDVVHRSADAHIRHVSGEFDHLT is encoded by the coding sequence ATGCCTACGTGGATTTGCGATGGATGTGGAGTCGAGCACGCCGATACCGAAACGCGGCCGCCCGAGAACAGTTGTGTTTTCACCGCTGAGGTCGTTCCCATCGAGGAACGCGGACACCTGCCACCGCATGGCACCTGGACGACTCTGGAACGCCTTGCCGCGCAGCCACATCAGACCGAATACGTCGACCATGGTCGGGGTGTGCACAGCCTGCGCAGGGCACCCCGATTCGCGATCGGCCACCGGTCATATCTGGTGCAGACCGCTGCCGGCAACATGTTGTGGGACGCGCCGAGCTACCTGGACGATTCGATCGTCGGTCTGGTGAATGCGCTCGGTGGGGTCGCGGCGATCGCGGCGAGCCACCCCCACATGTTCGGCGCGCAGCTGTCCTGGAGCAAGGCGTTCGGTGGCGTGCCGGTCTACGTCAATGCTCGTGACCAGGAATGGGTTCCGGCGCCCGATCCGGTCATCGAATACTGGGACGGCGAGATCGAGCCGCTGCCGGGACTTCGGCTGGTGCACGTGGGCGGCCACATGCGGGGTAGCGCCGTGGCGGTGTGCCCGGACGGCACGCTGCTCGTCGGGGACACCATCTCGGGCGCCCTGGCCAAAGACTGGGTGTCGTTCCAGCGCATGTACCCCAAGCACTTGCCGCTGTCGGCGGCAGTGGTTCGACGTATCGTCGACCGCCTTGATGCCTACGAATACGACCGGCTCTACACCCTGGGTGGCGACGAGATCGATCACGACGCCAAGGACGTCGTGCACCGCTCTGCCGACGCTCATATCCGCCATGTCAGCGGTGAATTCGACCACCTGACCTGA
- a CDS encoding SAM-dependent methyltransferase, with the protein MHEGAQAVANTGLLVAAIRADESRRPDRLFTDPFAERLAGETGRRLLDEAVAEAGDRPTRQIVVRTRFWDEALLRATRSVRQVVILAAGMDARAFRLPWPDGTTVYELDQPEVIAAKAAALAGEEPLCTRVAVGVDLTGDWTDALQSKGFDDRQPTVWLIEGLLQYLDEAAVGTVFERVDALSAAGSVLLYDVVGKTLLDAQLLAAVRQSMARNGAPWLFGTDQPGELAERHGWSAVVTDVAVPGNEWGRWFAPAVPMDVPDVPRGYFVEATK; encoded by the coding sequence ATGCACGAAGGAGCACAGGCCGTCGCGAACACCGGCCTTCTGGTCGCCGCCATCCGCGCCGACGAATCCCGCCGCCCTGACCGGCTTTTCACCGATCCGTTCGCCGAACGCCTGGCCGGTGAGACGGGCCGCCGGCTGCTGGATGAGGCCGTCGCCGAAGCCGGGGATCGGCCGACGCGGCAGATCGTGGTACGCACCCGGTTCTGGGACGAAGCGCTGCTGCGCGCCACACGGTCCGTCCGCCAGGTCGTCATTCTCGCCGCGGGTATGGACGCCCGCGCGTTCCGGCTGCCCTGGCCCGATGGCACCACGGTCTACGAACTGGACCAGCCCGAGGTCATCGCCGCCAAGGCCGCGGCACTGGCAGGCGAAGAACCGTTGTGCACCCGGGTTGCCGTCGGCGTCGACCTCACCGGCGACTGGACAGATGCCTTGCAGTCCAAAGGTTTTGACGACCGGCAGCCCACGGTGTGGTTGATCGAGGGCCTACTGCAATACCTCGACGAAGCCGCCGTCGGCACGGTCTTCGAGCGGGTCGACGCCCTGTCGGCGGCCGGTTCGGTGCTGCTGTACGACGTCGTCGGGAAGACGCTGCTCGACGCGCAGCTGCTCGCGGCGGTACGACAGTCGATGGCACGCAACGGCGCGCCATGGCTGTTCGGCACCGACCAGCCGGGTGAGTTGGCGGAGCGTCACGGGTGGTCGGCCGTCGTCACCGACGTGGCGGTGCCGGGCAATGAATGGGGCCGCTGGTTCGCACCCGCGGTGCCGATGGATGTGCCCGACGTGCCGCGCGGCTACTTCGTCGAGGCGACGAAGTAG
- a CDS encoding helix-turn-helix domain-containing protein produces the protein MNGPQLRRPRSPLNQHIDFFGYWAHGGVTSDRSRALPRGAATVVIDVGGHDRVDFFSADGVTRMPVEPAFLTGPGTLSYVTRIDPGEAVLTIHFRPGGALPFFGIPLADLENSCVNLTDLWGADAALLREQLIATPGWPRRIEIVEDFLLARLRPISHTLMPVLHTAEHQPSLRVSEAAKLTGLSAKRLIATFRNEIGLTPKAYLRVRRLQAALRLLDAGSGDGADVAATLGYFDQPHFVREFRGFTSVTPTQYTQRRSALPSHVGLTG, from the coding sequence GTGAACGGACCCCAGCTCCGCCGGCCCCGGTCGCCGCTGAACCAGCACATCGACTTCTTCGGCTACTGGGCGCATGGCGGCGTCACCTCCGACCGCAGCCGGGCCCTCCCCCGCGGCGCGGCGACCGTGGTGATCGACGTCGGCGGGCACGATCGCGTCGACTTCTTCTCCGCCGACGGCGTCACCCGAATGCCGGTGGAGCCGGCATTCCTCACCGGTCCGGGCACGCTGTCGTACGTGACCCGGATCGATCCAGGTGAAGCGGTGCTGACCATCCATTTCCGGCCCGGCGGCGCGCTGCCGTTCTTCGGAATTCCGTTGGCGGACTTGGAGAATTCCTGCGTCAACCTGACCGACCTCTGGGGCGCCGATGCCGCGCTGCTGCGTGAGCAACTGATCGCGACACCGGGCTGGCCGCGGCGCATCGAGATCGTGGAGGACTTCCTCCTCGCCCGGTTGCGGCCGATTTCCCACACGCTGATGCCGGTCCTGCACACGGCCGAACACCAACCGTCGCTTCGGGTTTCCGAGGCGGCCAAGCTGACGGGCCTCTCCGCCAAGCGCCTGATCGCGACATTCCGCAACGAGATCGGACTCACCCCGAAGGCCTATCTGCGCGTGCGGCGGCTGCAGGCCGCGCTGCGCCTGCTCGATGCCGGCAGCGGCGACGGCGCCGACGTCGCGGCCACTCTCGGGTATTTCGATCAACCCCACTTCGTGCGCGAGTTCCGCGGGTTCACCTCGGTGACGCCGACCCAGTACACCCAGCGGCGCAGCGCGCTGCCCAGTCACGTCGGGCTGACGGGGTAG
- a CDS encoding TetR/AcrR family transcriptional regulator: MPQVRPYRGIDAAERLAQRRARLIDAGLEILGAAPPAPELTVRTICGGAGVAMRYFYESFSDKDVFVEAVFDHVVADLAATTQAAVAAAPPDEQSRAGMANIVHAIAGDPRVGRLLFSAQLSNEVVARKRNESTAFFAMLLGQHAGDALQLPAGDRRRAGTHFAVGGVAQTLSAWLSGEITFTPDELVDHLALLLNTLGKRAVRR; the protein is encoded by the coding sequence GTGCCTCAGGTACGGCCGTACCGCGGGATCGACGCGGCAGAACGCCTGGCCCAACGACGGGCCCGGCTGATCGACGCCGGACTGGAGATATTGGGTGCCGCGCCGCCGGCACCGGAGCTCACCGTCCGGACCATCTGCGGCGGAGCCGGCGTGGCGATGCGCTACTTCTACGAAAGCTTCTCCGACAAGGACGTTTTCGTCGAAGCCGTCTTCGATCATGTGGTCGCCGACCTCGCCGCCACGACGCAGGCGGCGGTCGCCGCCGCACCGCCCGACGAGCAGAGCCGCGCCGGTATGGCCAACATCGTGCACGCCATCGCCGGCGATCCCCGGGTCGGCCGGCTGCTGTTCAGCGCCCAGCTGTCCAACGAGGTGGTGGCACGCAAACGCAACGAGTCGACGGCCTTCTTCGCCATGCTGCTCGGCCAGCACGCGGGCGACGCCCTTCAACTGCCCGCGGGGGACCGCCGCCGCGCCGGCACTCATTTCGCCGTAGGGGGCGTCGCACAGACGCTGAGCGCCTGGCTGTCAGGCGAAATCACCTTCACGCCAGACGAATTGGTCGACCATCTGGCGCTGCTGCTGAACACGCTCGGCAAGCGGGCCGTCCGCCGGTGA
- a CDS encoding oxygenase MpaB family protein, giving the protein MTVDLVEMPVNACAPGRRVRRNVQYADGLVGAALLAGPANVIMQLARPGVGYGVVESRVESGRTDLHPIKRARTTFTYLAVAILGSDDQKAAYRSAVNTAHRQVYSTPDSPVKYSAMDKNLQLWVAACLFKGALDVYRLVVGELDDETAEEFYRQGMTMGTTLQVTPEMWPADRAAFDKYWQESLDQVHIDDTVREYLYPIAAVRMKGLQLPGPLQRWFESFSLLLTTGFLPQRFRDEMRLPWDAKRQKRFNSVMKLVKAVNRVLPGPLRRFPFNWMLRDLDWRIRTGRPLV; this is encoded by the coding sequence ATGACGGTCGATCTGGTCGAGATGCCGGTCAACGCATGCGCGCCGGGCCGTCGGGTACGCCGGAATGTCCAGTACGCCGACGGATTGGTCGGTGCGGCACTGCTGGCGGGCCCGGCCAACGTGATCATGCAGCTGGCGCGGCCGGGCGTCGGTTACGGCGTCGTCGAGAGCCGGGTGGAAAGCGGCCGGACCGATCTGCACCCGATCAAGCGAGCTCGCACCACGTTCACGTATCTCGCCGTCGCGATCCTGGGGTCCGACGACCAGAAGGCGGCGTACCGCAGCGCGGTGAACACGGCGCACCGGCAGGTGTATTCGACCCCGGACAGCCCGGTGAAGTACAGCGCGATGGACAAGAACCTGCAGCTGTGGGTGGCGGCGTGCCTGTTCAAGGGCGCGCTCGACGTCTATCGCCTGGTGGTCGGCGAGTTGGACGACGAGACCGCCGAGGAGTTCTACCGGCAGGGCATGACGATGGGCACCACACTGCAGGTGACGCCGGAGATGTGGCCGGCCGACCGGGCCGCCTTCGACAAGTACTGGCAAGAGTCGCTGGACCAGGTGCACATCGACGACACGGTGCGCGAGTACCTGTATCCGATCGCCGCGGTGCGGATGAAGGGGCTGCAACTCCCCGGTCCGCTGCAACGCTGGTTCGAGTCGTTCTCGCTCCTGCTCACCACGGGCTTTCTGCCGCAACGTTTCCGCGACGAGATGCGGTTGCCGTGGGATGCCAAGCGGCAGAAGCGCTTCAACTCGGTGATGAAGCTCGTGAAGGCGGTCAACCGGGTCCTGCCCGGACCGCTGCGGCGCTTCCCGTTCAACTGGATGCTCAGGGATCTGGACTGGCGCATCCGCACCGGGCGTCCGTTGGTCTGA
- a CDS encoding class I SAM-dependent methyltransferase encodes MRTDNDSWDINSSVGSTAVMVAAARALEAAKPNPLVVDQYAEVFTRAVGGVWADVLDGEAPEHPLATPEFGEPFINFQGSRTKYFDTYFQRAVAAGVRQIVLLAAGLDSRAYRLDWPDGTVVYELDQPQVLEFKREVLAGNGADPKAERREIAVDLRDDWRTALTDAGFDPARPSAWIAEGLLIYLPATAQDDLFTGIDELSAPGSWVAIEEGKPMPAEVFAAKRAAGDDMAEGFFKLIYNEQIAPAADWFGARGWRAEATGLADYFRSVGRPVPTNPEAATMIASNSLVTAVKE; translated from the coding sequence GTGCGGACCGACAATGACAGCTGGGACATCAATTCGAGTGTTGGATCGACTGCGGTGATGGTTGCCGCGGCGCGAGCATTGGAGGCGGCGAAGCCCAATCCGCTTGTGGTGGACCAATATGCGGAGGTGTTCACCCGCGCGGTCGGCGGCGTCTGGGCCGACGTGCTGGACGGCGAGGCGCCGGAACACCCGTTGGCGACGCCCGAGTTCGGCGAACCGTTCATCAACTTCCAGGGCTCGCGGACCAAGTACTTCGACACCTACTTCCAGCGCGCCGTGGCGGCCGGCGTCCGCCAGATCGTGCTGCTGGCCGCGGGGCTCGACTCCCGCGCGTACCGCTTGGACTGGCCCGACGGCACCGTCGTCTACGAGCTCGATCAGCCCCAGGTACTCGAGTTCAAGCGGGAAGTGTTGGCCGGCAACGGGGCCGACCCGAAGGCGGAACGTCGCGAGATCGCCGTCGACCTGCGCGACGACTGGCGGACAGCGCTCACCGATGCCGGCTTCGACCCCGCGCGCCCTTCGGCGTGGATCGCCGAAGGCCTCCTGATCTATCTGCCCGCGACAGCGCAGGACGATCTGTTCACCGGAATCGACGAGTTGTCGGCACCCGGCAGCTGGGTGGCGATCGAAGAGGGCAAGCCGATGCCCGCCGAGGTGTTCGCGGCCAAGCGTGCCGCGGGGGACGACATGGCGGAGGGCTTCTTCAAACTGATCTACAACGAGCAGATCGCTCCCGCCGCGGACTGGTTCGGCGCGCGGGGCTGGCGAGCCGAGGCCACGGGACTCGCTGACTACTTCCGGTCGGTAGGCCGTCCGGTGCCGACGAATCCCGAAGCGGCGACCATGATCGCCTCGAACAGCCTGGTCACCGCCGTCAAGGAGTGA
- the eccA gene encoding type VII secretion AAA-ATPase EccA: MSGGSSSGVSTTERTHVRPSTAGSNTVLAEVDAAQRVSRVDRDVLTRFATGCLALGLTVDGRRRPADLDAALGGFLSLTRIAGEHCDAWTGLAAAGAATPDVVEAIWRTVSSAGVLQQALDLADGDLGFTYDSGLYLQFRAADRDGFQLAYAATLAGAGAYEEADHLVGELLERKPGWLPARWVRVAMHHRTRRWSDVVRQLTPIVNDPNLDANYAHAARVALGIALAHLGMFAPALSHLEDPEGPVSVAAVDGTFVKALSLRAQGEDDEATDVLAELYAAHPDNAAAEHALTDTSFGIDPTTAARIEARHNPWDPETEPTEADFVDPDAKSRKAHLLVEAEAELAEFIGLEEVKYQVARLKSSVAMSIRRQERGLAVAQRTNHLVFAGPPGTGKTTIARVVAKIYCGLGLLRKETVREVHRADLIGQHIGETEAKTNAIIDSALDGVLFLDEAYALVSTGAKNDFGLVAIDTLLARMENDRSRLVVIIAGYRKDLDMFLDTNEGLRSRFTRSIDFPSYSATELTEIAMRMAEKRDSVFEPAAQTEMEQLFGHLATATTPDAAGVARRSLDIAGNGRFVRNLVERSEEEREYRLDHLAAHDFTDDELMTITASDVSNSAAPLLRGLGLAVPAQ; this comes from the coding sequence ATGAGTGGTGGATCGTCCTCTGGCGTGTCGACGACGGAAAGGACCCACGTGCGACCGAGCACCGCGGGCAGTAACACAGTGCTCGCCGAAGTTGATGCGGCGCAGCGGGTATCACGGGTCGACCGTGACGTGTTGACCCGGTTCGCCACCGGCTGTCTTGCGCTCGGCCTGACTGTCGACGGTCGCCGTCGCCCGGCTGACCTCGACGCCGCCTTGGGCGGGTTCCTGAGCTTGACGCGCATCGCCGGCGAGCACTGCGACGCCTGGACCGGCTTGGCCGCCGCGGGCGCGGCAACCCCCGACGTGGTCGAGGCCATCTGGCGGACCGTTTCGTCGGCGGGCGTGTTGCAGCAGGCCCTCGACCTCGCCGACGGCGATCTGGGCTTCACCTACGACAGCGGTCTGTACCTGCAGTTCCGCGCCGCCGACCGCGACGGTTTCCAGCTGGCCTATGCCGCCACTCTCGCCGGTGCCGGCGCCTACGAAGAGGCTGACCACCTGGTGGGCGAGCTACTCGAGCGCAAGCCGGGCTGGCTGCCGGCCCGCTGGGTGCGGGTGGCCATGCACCACCGCACCCGCCGCTGGTCCGACGTCGTCCGGCAGCTGACCCCGATCGTCAACGACCCCAACCTGGACGCGAACTACGCGCATGCCGCGCGCGTGGCGCTGGGAATCGCCCTGGCACACCTGGGCATGTTCGCTCCGGCGCTGTCGCACCTCGAGGATCCCGAGGGGCCGGTTTCCGTCGCCGCCGTGGACGGCACGTTCGTCAAGGCACTGTCGCTGCGGGCGCAGGGCGAGGACGACGAGGCCACCGACGTGCTGGCCGAGTTGTACGCCGCGCACCCCGACAATGCCGCGGCCGAACATGCGTTGACCGACACCAGCTTTGGCATCGATCCGACGACCGCCGCCAGGATCGAGGCCCGGCACAACCCGTGGGATCCCGAGACCGAGCCGACCGAGGCCGACTTCGTCGACCCGGATGCCAAGTCGCGCAAGGCTCATCTGCTCGTCGAAGCCGAGGCCGAGCTGGCCGAGTTCATCGGTCTGGAAGAGGTCAAGTATCAGGTGGCCCGGCTGAAAAGCTCTGTGGCCATGTCGATTCGGCGTCAGGAGCGCGGCCTGGCCGTGGCTCAGCGCACCAATCACCTGGTGTTCGCCGGGCCTCCCGGAACCGGTAAGACGACCATCGCCCGCGTGGTCGCCAAGATCTACTGCGGCCTGGGCCTGCTGCGCAAAGAGACGGTGCGCGAAGTGCACCGCGCCGACCTGATCGGTCAGCACATCGGTGAAACCGAGGCCAAGACCAACGCGATCATCGACAGCGCGCTCGACGGCGTGCTGTTCCTCGACGAGGCGTACGCGCTGGTGTCCACCGGCGCCAAGAACGACTTCGGTCTGGTCGCCATCGACACCCTGCTGGCCCGCATGGAGAACGACCGCAGCCGTCTGGTCGTGATCATCGCCGGCTACCGCAAGGACCTGGACATGTTCCTGGACACCAACGAAGGTCTGCGCTCGCGCTTCACCCGCAGCATTGACTTCCCGTCCTACTCGGCGACCGAACTCACCGAGATCGCCATGCGGATGGCCGAAAAGCGCGACAGCGTCTTCGAACCCGCGGCGCAGACGGAGATGGAGCAGCTGTTCGGCCACCTCGCGACGGCGACGACGCCCGACGCGGCAGGTGTCGCGCGCCGCAGCCTGGACATCGCGGGTAACGGCCGCTTCGTCCGAAACCTGGTGGAGCGCTCCGAAGAAGAACGCGAGTACCGGCTGGATCACCTTGCCGCACACGACTTCACCGACGACGAACTCATGACGATCACCGCTAGTGACGTCAGCAACTCGGCCGCGCCGTTGCTGCGCGGCCTCGGACTGGCGGTACCTGCACAGTGA
- the eccB gene encoding type VII secretion protein EccB, which translates to MSSEERKTFSSRTPVNDNPDQIHYRRGFVTRHQVSGWRFLMRRIASGVAMHDTRMLVDPLRTQSRSVLVGGLVLVTGLAGCFVFSLIRPAGVAGNNVILADRETSALYARVGDQLHPVLNLTSARLIAGRPDNPTLVPSAELDKFPRGSLIGIPGAPERMVPNTSRDADWTVCDAATGEVVGATLITGPLAEGGSRAAVLGANDAVLVRNDGVGSAGVNGGSWLLWNGKRSAVDLNNRAVTAALGLGANGTALPAPRAVADGLFNAIPESAPLAAPVIINAGQPTPYPLPVPAPVGAVVTAVTTEAATDNAVRYYAVLDDGLQPISQVVAAILRNTDSYGLEQPPRLSADQVARTPVSTAINTAAYPEHPLTVVDAAKAPLTCARWAKHDGATTNSLTLLAGATLPLPADAHTVALSGPAGTAQRVAVTPGTGYFVQATGQGGTPALSGYWISDTGVRYGISTEGDATNANRKTPAALGLTAEPLPVPWSILSQFAPGPTLSRSDALQVPALVPNRTSPAVEIAVRENP; encoded by the coding sequence GTGAGTAGCGAAGAGCGTAAGACATTCAGTTCCCGTACTCCGGTGAACGACAACCCGGATCAGATCCACTACCGGCGCGGATTCGTCACCCGGCACCAGGTGTCCGGCTGGCGATTCCTCATGCGGCGCATCGCATCTGGTGTCGCCATGCATGACACCCGGATGCTGGTCGACCCGTTGCGGACCCAGAGCCGCTCCGTTCTGGTTGGCGGGCTGGTGCTCGTCACCGGCCTGGCGGGATGCTTCGTCTTCTCCCTGATCCGGCCCGCCGGTGTCGCAGGCAACAACGTGATCCTGGCCGACCGCGAGACCTCGGCGCTGTACGCCCGGGTGGGTGACCAACTGCACCCAGTGCTGAACCTGACGTCTGCCCGGCTCATCGCCGGGCGGCCCGACAACCCGACCCTGGTCCCGAGCGCCGAACTGGACAAGTTCCCGCGCGGCAGCCTCATCGGCATCCCGGGTGCCCCGGAACGCATGGTGCCCAACACTTCTCGTGACGCCGACTGGACCGTGTGCGACGCGGCCACCGGCGAGGTCGTCGGGGCCACCCTGATCACCGGCCCGCTCGCCGAAGGCGGATCCCGCGCGGCCGTGCTGGGCGCCAACGATGCCGTGCTGGTGCGCAACGACGGTGTCGGCTCCGCCGGCGTCAACGGCGGCAGCTGGCTGCTGTGGAACGGCAAGCGCAGCGCGGTCGACCTCAACAACCGCGCCGTGACGGCAGCACTCGGCCTGGGCGCCAACGGAACTGCGCTGCCCGCGCCCCGTGCGGTCGCCGACGGCCTGTTCAACGCGATCCCGGAATCGGCTCCGCTGGCCGCGCCGGTGATCATCAACGCGGGCCAGCCGACGCCCTACCCGTTGCCGGTCCCGGCACCCGTCGGCGCCGTGGTCACCGCGGTCACCACCGAGGCCGCGACCGACAACGCCGTGCGCTACTACGCGGTCCTCGATGATGGCCTGCAACCGATTTCACAGGTCGTGGCCGCGATTCTGCGCAACACCGACTCGTACGGTCTGGAGCAGCCGCCGCGCCTGTCCGCCGACCAGGTCGCTCGCACCCCGGTCTCCACCGCGATCAACACCGCGGCGTACCCGGAGCACCCGCTGACCGTCGTCGACGCCGCCAAGGCGCCGCTGACCTGCGCCCGCTGGGCCAAACACGATGGCGCGACGACCAATTCGCTCACCCTGCTGGCGGGCGCGACGCTGCCGCTGCCCGCGGACGCGCACACCGTGGCCCTGTCGGGGCCGGCAGGCACCGCGCAGCGCGTCGCGGTCACCCCGGGCACCGGTTATTTCGTCCAGGCCACCGGCCAGGGCGGAACCCCGGCGCTGTCCGGCTACTGGATCAGCGACACCGGCGTCCGCTACGGCATCTCCACCGAGGGCGATGCCACCAATGCCAACCGGAAAACCCCTGCCGCGCTGGGACTCACCGCAGAACCGCTGCCGGTGCCGTGGTCGATCCTCAGCCAGTTCGCGCCCGGCCCGACGTTGTCGCGGAGTGACGCGTTGCAGGTCCCGGCGCTCGTGCCCAACCGGACGAGCCCGGCAGTCGAAATCGCCGTGAGGGAGAACCCGTGA